The genomic region CGATGGTGACTTCGCGGCCGAGCTCTAAAGCCAAGGTCGTAATATCTGCGTCATCAATGCCGCAGGCAATGATGTGGTCGTAATAGTCCAGAATGTTATTGCAGTTAAGCGCCAAGCCGTGCATGGTCACCCCGCGGGTAATGCGGATGCCCAGCGCGGCAATTTTGCGGTCGCGCTGCGATGCCGATGGATCCGCGGCCGTGGTAGTCGACGGCACCCATACTCCGGAGCGGCCATCGATACGCCCTGCGGTGGTCACGCCCATTTGGCGCACGGTGTGGATGATGGCTTCTTCTAAGCGCCGGACATAATCAACGACGTCTACTGGTTCGGCTAGTTTGATGATGGGGTAGACCACCAGCTGGCCTTCACCGTGCCAGGTGATGCGCCCGCCGCGGTCTACGTCAATGACGGGCAGGCCATTGGTGGGCATATCTTCTGGCTGCGTGCGCTTGCCGGCGGTATATACAGCGGGGTGTTCCACGACCAAAATGGTGTCC from Corynebacterium ammoniagenes DSM 20306 harbors:
- the lipB gene encoding lipoyl(octanoyl) transferase LipB, whose protein sequence is MTAPRDPFFPADRSIRASSQPVEIRRLGLMDYQEAWYYQAEVAAQRARDEIADTILVVEHPAVYTAGKRTQPEDMPTNGLPVIDVDRGGRITWHGEGQLVVYPIIKLAEPVDVVDYVRRLEEAIIHTVRQMGVTTAGRIDGRSGVWVPSTTTAADPSASQRDRKIAALGIRITRGVTMHGLALNCNNILDYYDHIIACGIDDADITTLALELGREVTIDDAVEPLLIALDDALAGKMVVADHTFASAPDPIKVANEKARQARAQSSLTDTSHPVNAPH